TAGTATTCTTTCGCGAGGTTTGAGCATTGTATAAAATTTTTACAAATGTAAAAAATAAACAGACTGGTATGTTTGAAAATAGAATTAATTTTAAATAAACCCCCGGGTATAATAAAGCTGTATCACAAAGAAAAGTACCGTAAAAAACCATACTACATAAGGATGGTAACTGAAATTGTTCTTCAGAATATAATGTAATGCTTTGAAAAGTTTAAAAATCCCGATGATTCCAATGATGAGAAAGACCATGAAGACCAGAAGAAACACATAATCTCTTGTTCCATATTCAGTTGCCTTGCCAAGGTGATCCAGATAAGATTCTACATTTAAGGTTTGACCTAAAAACATAGCAGAACTGATTAATATAAAAAATGGAGTAGAAGTATACACGGTTGTATAAATGAAAGAAAACAGGAGGGTTCGGAAAGCTGCAGTATTGATTTTCTCTTTTTTGTACCATAATAGAGCAACACTGAAGAGGACTGCAGTAATATTATTCATCAGGAATATAAACAGAGCTTTTTCCACCATGCTTAGCCCCTTGATCTTCGAAATAATATTGTGTTCACCACCATAATCCATTAAAAGTACGGAGACAATCACAGAGGTATAAACGGAAAGCTTGATAGGAGAGAGGTAGTCTTGAAAACGTTCTGTTTCCTCTTTTTCCATCTCGTGTACAGAAAGATCATAGCAGCGGCGGGGATCCTGAAACAATTTGAAAATAGTTACCGGAACCAATAATATTTCAATAATAATCTGCAGACACAGCTTCTCAAAGCTATCGATCAACTTTTCAAACATATACACGGGTATTGGGGAACGTATGATGCAATTTAATTAAATTTTGAATGATATTTACAAAATAAATCCACGAATAAAAAAGAGCGAATGATTATCATTAACCATCCGCTCCTTGTTTATATAAGAATTGCTTCCTGTTATTTAGGAAGTCCTCTTTTTAATGCATTATTCGCTATTTCTACCGCTTTTCTTTCTTTCCAGTCCATATACCTTTTTTTGTATCGTCCTTTCATGAAGTTATCAAAGTTGCGCTGTACAGCAAGGTTCCAAAGAGAATGTGCTTTTACGGCCCAGCTTTTGTCCCATGCACGCAGAGAAATAGAGAAAGAACCGTCCAGATATTTCATCCAGTGCCACCAGCCGGTAGGCATGAATAATGTGTCTCCGTGTTCCAGAAAGCATTCGATGCCTTCGATACCATCCAATGCCGGGAATTTCTCAAAATCAGGATTGGCAATATCATAATCTTCCAGTGCATAAGTAGCATAAGGAAGTTTATAAAGTCTTGATTTCCATTTGTATTCAAATAATAAAACATGCTTTCTTCCATTGAAATGGGTATGGAAAATATGTGGCATATCAATATCATAATGAAGGAAAGTCACAGAGCCTTTACCTCCAAAAAACATACTCGGGTATTTATCTAAAAATCCTCCCATCAGATTCTTTGGCGGAACATAATCGTCCAGAAGTTTGGGTGCAAATTTTATAGGATCGAAGAAAAAGATTCTCAGATCAGTAGGCTCTCTTTGAATCAGGTCTACATACTCGCTAAAAGGCATTTTCGTCGTTGGAGTATTAATAGGAGCGGCAGGATCTGCTTTGGAACTGTCGTAAAGGGGAACTTCAACGTCTCCTACTACTTCTTTCATATATTCCATCGTCCATTTTTGGTAGGCAGGCCATTTTCTTGCCATATTCTTGATTACCACTGGCTTACATGGCTTTAGATATTTTTCACGGAAATCTTCTTGTGAAATGTCATCTACAATATCAATTGGTTTAAGGATTATTCCCATTCGTTCAAATTATTAAGCTAAAGTATTAAATATTTGTGACAATAAAATGGAAAGAATTAAAATTATTTGGAATTGATATAAATAAATGATAAAATACATATTTTAATTCCTTTTTGTTGGAGTTATTAAGCTGGTTTTGCCGTCTCTAAGCTTTTAAAATGAGCCGTGTTTACGCTATAAAATGAGGGTTGCAAAATATAATAATTGTATGTATCATTGTGGTATTAAAAACAATCATGAAACACCTCTCATCACTATTCCTTTTACTTACTTTTTCAAGTGCTTTTTCTCAGAAACCGGCCAAAATTTTTACTTCGGATATTGATCATTTTTGGGTGGCTTATGACAGTATTCAAAAGACAGACAATCACTCCCAGAAACTCGATCTGATAAAAAGACTTTATACCGATAAAGCTACAAAAGGATTAAAAGCTTTTATGAAAGCCAGAGACTATAATGATAGTGTATACGTAAAAATCATTGATAAATATCCAAAATTCTGGAATTCCGTAAGACCCAATACTTTGACGGTAAAAACCAAAACGAAAGAACTGGAAGCCAGTGTTGTCAAGCTAAAAGAAATATATCCTGAACTTAAAGATGCTGAAATGTATTTTACCATTGGCGGTCTGAATTCCGGGGGAACAGTGAGTGGAAATATGGTATTGGTAGGAGCTGAACTTGCTACAGGACTTCCGTCTACAGATGTTTCAGAATTCAAAGATGAATGGTTGAAAGGAGTATTTGCTGAGCAGTCACTGGATGATATCGTTTCTCTCAATATCCATGAATATATCCATACCCAGCAGGTGGGGGACCGCAGAAGGGTTTTAAATCAATCTATAAAAGAAGGATCATGCGACCTGATTGCTGAGCTTGTGATGAATAAACCTATGGAAAGGAAATATTTATCTTATGGAACCGCTCATGCAGATAAAGTGAAAGATCTGTTTAAAAAAGAAATGTTCACCGGAAATTTTGCCAGCTGGCTTTACAATGGAAGAGATAAAGGAGAAAGTGCAGATTTAGGATATTACGTAGGATATGAGATCAGTAAATTGTATTACCAAAATGCTAAAGATAAAAAGCAGGCCATCAAAGAAATCATTGAGCTGAACTATAACAATGATAAAGCGGTAGAAAATTTCCTTACGAAATCTAAGTTTTTTAAAGAAAAAACAAAAGATCTGATGAAGGAATACCGTAAAAATTCGCCAGCTGTTGTTAAAATGGATCCAGCCAATGGTTCTGCAACGGTAAACCCTGATACAAAAGAAATACGGATTACTTTCTCAAAAGAAATGGTACCGGAATATTATTCTTTCGATCTTTCAGAAAAAGGAAAAGAATATATGCCGATCACCAAAGTTATTGGAATGGAAAACAATGATAAAACATTGGTCCTGGCTGTAAATCTTAAGCCTAATAAAGAATATGAATTTTTTCTTACCAATAAAAGTTTCAGATCCAAAGAGGGCTATTCTCTGAAAGACGAGAAGCTTCTTATCAAGTTTAAAACTGGGAACAGATAGTTTGATTGTAAATGAGTGATAACCAGCTTTTATATACCGCTTCCATAGTTTGTCTTTTGCTTATTATTGTATCTTTTAAGCATAATAAAAAATTCGGCATCGTCAATATGATATTGTTTTGCATGTACAATTCTGTATTATATTATCATTTTATATTCGACAGTAGTGGAGGTGCCGGGCTTGTATGGTGGTTTTTTCTACTGGTCTTATCGGCCTTTCAGATGTTGATAGTATTGATTTATTTGGGTGTCAGAGCTTTTCAGAAGAGACGTAAAATATGATTTTTAGAAAACTTTAAAAATAGAGTTATGAAGAAAAATATACTCAAAGTGTTCATCATAAACATCATGATACTGTCTTTGTTAGCCTATATTCTGGGGCTTACAGATTCTGCCTTCAGACAGGTTTATCCTTCGGAGAATATGTTTTTCTATCTGGTTAATTCCATACAATATTTTGTACTCTGGGTTTTGCCTTACTGGTGGCTGATCATTATGGGTGGAGCTTTATCACTGACTCTTTTATATTATATATTAAGAAAAATAAAACTTTAACAATTGGAATCAAACCTGTTCAATGATTTTTTTATTAAATTACTTTTTCAAACTAATAACTTATTTATTATGAAAAATCTAAAGAAAATCGCGAGACAAAGTTTAAAAACAATCACAGGAGGTCGTCCACCAGCAGAAAGTGATTGTATAGCATGTGGATGCCCTACATCAGCATGTTATTACAAAAACGGAAACGGAGGTGGTGGCGGTTGTGCTGATATCAGATGTGCATAATCATCTTTATAAAGTAAGAAACCTTCCGGAATAAGGAAGGTTTTCTTTTTTATATTAAAGTTTAGTTTCTGTATACTTCCTTTTGATAAGTACCAGTATAAGAGCGAGAGTCAATCCTATAATGCTTGACCAAATTATGTGTTCTATCCCATAACGGCCAATCCAGAATCCTCCAAATAAAGTACCCGCTGTTACAGCAAAATTCCCGCAGGAAGTAAAAATACTATTGATAAACTCCGAAGAACCGAAAATGGAAGAAGTGACATTCATATTACTGATCAGAAAGCCTCCGGAATGAACCAGCCCCCAACATCCGATAATCCATATCATAGGTAGAAATTGATTTCCATAATGTCCTATTAACAAATGAATTCCTGATAATAGAATTAAAAACAAAAGAGTTGTCTGGAAAGGAAATCTGCTCATATATTTTCCCGCAATTTTGTTTCCCGCAATTCCAACCGTTCCAAACAGGAAAAACATAAGACTGGTTTGTTTGCCGTCCATTTGGGTTATATTCTTTAGATAGTCAGCCATATATCCATAAGTAGAATACATAGCAGCAATAGTGAAAAACGCTAGGAAGAGCCTAATCCATAATTGTTTGTTGTGAAATATTTTAGTTGGGAAACCCTTTGAATCTCCACTTATATTTTGAATCTCCGGCAAATAGATCCAAACCCCTGCCAGCGCTACTACATTAATTAATGCAGTAAGCAGGAAAGAGGACTGCCAGGAAAAGAAATCAGACATAAAAGTAGCCAGCGGAACTCCCATTACCGTTGCCAGCGTAAGACCGGAAAAGATAATGCTTACAGCCCTGGATTTGTCTTTAATATTTGAAGCTTGTCCTGCGACCGACAGTGCAATAGACCAATAAACCGGATGAAAAAATGCAGGAATCATTCTTACGATAAGAAGCAGATAAAAATTGGTAATACAGGCAGAAAGAATATTGGCGGCAACAAAAATAAATAGAGACAAAAGTAGCAGATTCTTTCTTTTGAATGAAGATAATATCATCAGCATAAAAGGCCCAAAAACAGCAACAATTAATGCAAAAGTACTGAGCAGCCATCCTGCTTTTTCGATTGGGATATGGAAAACTGAAGCAATTTCTGGTAATACTCCAATAACTCCGAATTCCGTAGTGGTAATTCCGAAAACACCCAGTGCCAGCACATAAAGATTTTTGTTCATTATCATTATTTTTTTGCAAATTTGCAGAATAGACTATCAGAAAACTATATACTTACCTTTTAGTTCTATACTTACCTTTTTGAAAGGTTATCTATAAAAAAAGATTTCTATGCCTCAATTTTTCCATGATAAAAGACTGTATTATACGCCTATTGAATTTGCTTTAAGTCATATCGGAGGAACCTGGAAGATGCCTATTCTGTGGAGATTGCAGGAGAAACCTCTCCGTTTCAGTGAGCTTAAAAAAGATATTCCGCATATTACAGATAAAATGCTGACCAGCCAGCTGCGCGAACTGGAAGCTAAAGACATGATCCATCGTGAAGTGTTTCCTGTAGTCCCGCCGAAAGTGGAGTACAGTCTTACAGAGAAAGGGAAAAAAGCAATTCCTGTGATTGAAACCATTATGAATTTTGGTTATGATTTGATCAAAGAGGGGGGAATTGTGTTTCCGCCTAAAGAATGATAAACGGATATTTCACCATTCAATAAAGCTTTATTTCATACCTTCACCTAAAATTGATTCAACAGTATGAAGCTGAAATTAGGGATATTAGACCAGTCACCCACCACCATGGGAGGAAGTGCAGCAGCTGCATTGGAAAACAGTATCAATCTTGCTTTATTAGCTGAAGAAATGGGCTTTCACAGTATCATGTATTCTGAACATCATGGAGTAGAAGCCTATGGAAGTTCCAGCCCTGAATTATTAGCTGCTATTGTACTCAGCAAGACCAACCGGATTAAAATAGGAACAGCCGGCATTATGATGCGAAACTATTCTGCCTATAAGATCTCGGAATGGACCAAAATGCTGTCAACCTTATATCCCGAACGCTTTATCCTTGGATTGGGTAAAGCCCCCGGAGGATTGAAAGATGCGGTGATGGCCCTGAATAATCATAAACCTGTCATTTTATCCAATATGGAAACGAAACTTGAAGAGATTATTCAATTTATAAAAGATGAAAAAGGTGTTTATGACGGATTGATTGCACAGCCCACCCATGTAAAACACATCCCTGAAATCATGTGGCTTGGTTCAGGAATGACCTCTGCTACAGAAGCTGCAAAACATGGGATTGGATATTCTTTCGCCGCTTTTATGAACAGCGGGAACGGAATAGAAAACACGGAAGCTTATCTCAGAGAGTTTAATGATACTCAATATTTTTCTCAGCCTTCTTTACAGATTGCAGTGGCGGTATCGGTGGCAGAAACTTTGGATCAGGCCAAACGGAATGCTTATGGCATGGCATATCAGTTTTTACAGTCACGGCAGCTAGCCAGCCCCAATGCCGTTCTTCCTGCTGAAGAAATAGAGCAAAGGATTTTGGGAACTCATGATGAAGAAGAGTTTTTCACCATTTTGGAAAGGATTATCATAGAAACTCCAGAGTCAGTCAATCAAAAATTGCAGAAGGTTTCAGAAAAATATAATACGGATAATCTCCTGATATTATGTAATATGCATCGGGAAGAAGACCGTATCAATACTTATAAAAATGTCATTAACAATAATAAATAAGGCTGCAGAATATTCAATTATTTTAGAAAATAAATCAAGTCCATCATCCTCATCTATCAATTATCATTCCTCATTCATCAATTATCATTTATAATATGAAACATCTTCCTTTTGAAAAAGAACTCATTGAATTGGCTGACAAAGATCTGTCAGTCAGAGAAAAGCTGTTAAAAGCAGGAGAATTATCCGGAGGTTATCATCCTGAAATGGAAAGTATTCATAGGGCTAATGCACAACGCCTTCGGGAAATTATATCGGAAATAGGGTATCCTACCATCTCAAAAGTGGGTGAAAAAGCAAGCAATGCCGCGTGGCTGATTATCCAGCATGCCATTGGTGAGCCTGAATTTATGAAAAAGTGCTGCATTATGATGGAAGAGAGTGTTGGTGATATTAATCCTGCTAATAAAGCCTATTTATATGACAGGATTCAGGTTTTTCAAAGCAAGCCACAGAAATACGGAACACAGCTGACTGCTGAAAGAACCATCTATCCTGTAGAAAATAAAGACAACCTAAACGAAGAACGCAGCAAGGTAGATCTGCCTCTGCTTTCAAAAGAGGAAATCAACAACATTCCGGAGCCTGAAGAGATTCCGGAAATAGACCAAAAAGATCCTGAGTATACGGTTTGGAGGAAAAAAACAGGTTGGATTTGAAGTGTGTATTCCAATCTCTGATCACAAAATATTTCAAATTATAGATTATTTTAAACCAGGAATTCTGCCTTTAGCATAAGCAATCTGCTCTTTTTCCTTTTCCTGATCAGGATTGTTTTTAAGATAAAGCTGATAATAGGTTGAAGCATTTTTCGGCTGTTTCAGATTGAGATCATAAAGAAGTCCCAAACGATAATAAATAATATTGCTTGTCCCAAAAGTTAACCCTCTCTTATAAGCCGTCACCGCATCATTATACTGATTTTTAGCTTCATAAATCCCCGCCAGTGCAGCGTAATAGAGAGTGGTATGATCAGAAATAGCTTCATCAATTGTCTTTTGCGCATAGATCGCAGCATTATTGTAATCTTTCAGTTCGCGATAGCTTAATGCCATGAAGTATAATGTACCTTCGTTTTGTACATCCATTTCTTCCAGCATTTTATAAAGGCTGATACATTTCTGATAATCTTTTACATAAAAATAAGCCTGTCCCATATCATTCATTACATTCACATCAGCATGGTTTTTCAGAAGTTTTTCCCCAATTTCAATGACCTCTGTATAATTGCCCAGCTGATTGGCAGCCGGTAATAAAGCCTGCTGTAAAATGAAGTTTTCAGGATCAGAAGCAATGGCGGTTTTCAGCACATCATAAGCAGGTTTAAACTGTTTCATACCGCTGTAGGTCAGAGAAAGATCATAGGCTACATCAGAATCTGTGTTGTTCAGGGAATTGGCTTTTTTCAGATAATTGAGTTTAGATTCAGGAGTGTCTGCATAGGCAGCAAGCTGCTTATAAGCACTGAAATTGAGACTGTCCAGCTCAATAATCTGTTGAAGATATCCTTTGGCATTAGACGCATTGCCACGCCTGGAGTTAATACTGGCAAGGCTGAATAGAGTAGACACGTTATTTGGTTGTATGGTATTGATTTTCTGATAATTATTTTCTGCTTCCGGCAGTTTACCAGCCATCATATTACAGTAAGCTATTTGTGAAAGGGCTTTTATATCCTGTGTGCCTCCCGGATAAATACTCTGAAGATATTTTGCAGCATCAGCATAACGTTGTGTTTCATAATATTCAAGAAGCTTTTCAGAATCAATTTTTGCCGACTGAGCATTGATCTTGTTAAAGCACAATAGAATAATGCACAAACAAAGTCCTGGTTTCATCATGGTTATTTTTTAACTAAAATATTGGATATTTACTAAGTTTCCAAATTTTATACTCACTTATTCGGGATTTTTTTCGGTTTTATGAATCATTTATAATGAAAACCAAAAAGTTCTGTCTTTAGAATTCTTATATTCACTCTACAAAAAAATCAGAAAGCCTAATAGATATGGAAATAAAAACTGTACAATCATTCCTGGATTATTATGAAAAAATAAGAGAAAGAACCAACCGGATTATAGAAGTGGTCCCTCCTGAACACATTGATTTCACCTATAAACCGGGAAAATTTACCATTGGAGATCAGATCAGACATATTGCCACTATAGAACGGTATATGTACGGAGAAACCATTTCCGGAAAGCAAAGTGCTTATCCGGGATGTGGAAAGGAGCTGGCTGGCGGTTATGAAGATACCGTTAAATTTTTCAATGAAATGCATTGCCAGACCTTGGAAATCATTGGCGGACTTTCTGATGAAGATCTTACCCGCAAATGTTTAACCCCTGCCAATCATGAAATTTCTATCTGGAAATGGCTTCGTGCGATGATAGAACATGAAATTCATCACAGAGCGGAAATCTATATTTACCTGAATCTTCTAAATGTGAAAACACCCCAGATTTACGGATTTTCCGCAGAAGAAGTCCAGAAAATGAGTATAAAATTATAGTAATTTGATGAATTGTCGTATAATTTTCAGTCGGCTGAGGTTAATTTGTATATTAGCCCATTCAAAAAATAATAATGGCCAGACCTTTCATCATTCCTCTTTTACTGCTGTTAAACAGTACATATGCACAAACAAATTCGGAGCTGAAACCGGGAGATACTTTAAAATATATTCCTCAGTCTCATAAGCCTTCATGGATTTCTATACAATCCGGAGATGCCAATTTAGGAGTTGCGTTGTTCATAGATGGAAAAAAGCTGAAAGAACAGGATGATTCCAGAGGGATAAAAAGTGTTGAACGATTCTATTTTACGCCAGAAAAAGGAAAAAAATATGAACTGAAAGTCTGGGCTAAATCCTATGTTGAGAAAAGCAAAACAGCTAAAGTTTCTATTACAGAATCTAAAAATGCAGCTGTTTTGGACGGTAAGTTCAGTCCTGATCAGTTTGTGGAAGACCTTAGAACATTCCGGTCTATCAGAGAAAAAGCAAATTCAGGATTATATGTCTACAGAACTCAAAAACAGATTGACAGTATTTACCAGCAGGCAGAAACAGACGCCAGAAACAGCAAAAATATTTTCGATTTTTATAAAGTAATAGCCAATGTTACAGGATTTGAAGGAAGCTGTCACAATTACACAGATTTACCCAACCACGCTTCTTATTACCTCACGCAGAAACCTGAATATTTACCTATTACCTTAAAGAATATTGACGGCCGTCTGCTTCAGGACTCAAAAGATGTAGCACTACCTTTAGGTGCTGAAATTCTTTCTATCAACGGAATTCCTGCGAAAGAAATGATCAGCCGTTTTTCAGAATACTATTTTTCTGACGGATTTTCCATGCCTTACAGAGAAACAGCAGGCTTTGAAAGAGGTATGCTGGATAAATTTTATATAGAATTCGGAACCCACAAAAACTATGTCATCAGCTATCAATGGAACGGAACTGTAAAAGAAGTTTCATTGCCAGGAATCTCATTGGAAAATTTTAAAAAGCTTCAGGATTCCAGACATTCACTTGCCTTTGATAAAAAACTGCTCTCCGAAAAATATAGTTTTACTAAAGAAGGAGCCGGAATATACCGGTTATCTGTGAGAGGTTTTGATTTTGCAACCGGAAAAGAAGATCCGGCTTACAAAAAATTCAGTGCTTTTCTTGATCAGATGATGGATGTGCTGGAACGTGAGAAAATAGAAAACCTGATTATAGACCTCAGAGGAAATACCGGAGGAACAGGAGCTCTTTATGAAAAAGTATTTTCTTACCTTACTCAAAGACCTTTCCGCGACAGTCATTATGCTTATACCCAATTTAATGAAGTTCCTATGGAAGAAAAATTGGTAATAACTCCACTTTTTCTTTCTAACGGAGTTAAGGATAAATACGGATTGAATGCTTATCTGAAACAGCTTTATCCAAAAGACGTTCAGGGAAAATATTACTGGGCAGATGATAAAAACCCATCCATTATGCCCAATGACAGAACATTTAAAGGACAGCTTTATCTTCTTGTAGACCAGCGTGTAGCTTCAGCAGCTTCACACTTGGCTTCACTGATTAAATCTTATACCAATGCAATCGTAATCGGAAAAGAAACAGTAGGAGGGTATTATGAACACAACGGACACTTGCCGTTGGTTTATGAGCTTCCCAACACGGGAATTCAGACAGGATTTTCTATTGTTCATGTGATTCAGGATGCACAAAATCTTCCGGACCAGAAAAGGGGGCAAGGCATTATACCTCATATTAAAATTCAGCAGACCGATCAGGAATTTCTGGATCACACCGATGTTTATCTTAAAAAAGTTTCAGAACTCAGAAAGCAATAAAAAACATTTCGTCTATTGAATTATTAGATATAAACCAGCTGTAAATTATGAATTTATAGCTGGTTTTTTTATTGTTAAAATTTAGCATTGTTTTAAATTATTTCTATTAAAGGTGATAAATTTATTGTTTTAATCTATTAAAAGTTGTTGAATATTGGTCTGGTAAAGAGGTATTTATTTCTTTTATTTAATCATTTGTTTTAGAATTATAAATAAAAAGTCGTAGAACTACTACAAATTTTCAGATTGGCTTCTGAAAATTTTTTGAATAGAGATTACCGTTTTATATTTGTAATACCACCAATCTAATGACAAAAAAATTAATAATGATTAAAAATTTCATCTTATAACGATAAATACAGGAGAAATCCCGGAATTCAACAGGGGTATAGCGGATGCATTTTCTGCTTTACATTTTTACAATTACTATTCATGCCCTGTTTTGAGCTCATTATCTGCATTATATTCTTTGGAATAGAATCGGATAACGAAAATGTATCTGATGTATTTCAGATAGATTTTAGCCTTTAAAAAACTTGACACCCAATCAATCAAAATACTACAATTATGTTTCAGGACGATCATTCACCCAAAATGCCTGTTTCTAAAGATAAAATCCCAGCTGCAAACAATATAAAAGAAACGCTGAAAGATCAGGCGGTAAGCAAAGCAGCCAAGGAAGTACAGGAAAAATCGAGCGGAACCGTTAAAAAAGCAACCGAAAAAATGGTTCAGGCCCAAGCCTATACAGGAATGGTTCAGAACGGTTCCCAAATGTTTATGAATCAGGTTAAGCAGCCTAACCCACCCACATTGGTAGAAGACAAAGTATGGTCCAAACAGCCCACTTCCGGAATTTACAATGCCAATACCATCCCCGGCAATCAGGTAGCGGGAATCAACCGTGTAGTAAAACTTGAAATTGTAATTGACGGAAAAGTGATCAAACATTTCAAACATTTTCAATTAAAACAAAGTGCGGTAAAACATCATGAGTTTGATCTTATGCTGGCTCATGATACTTTAGGAAGCTCAGAAAATCATAATCTGGAAGAAGCTCAGAATTTTCTGGGAAAAAGAATTACCGTGATTTTCAGATATAAAGACGTTGAAGACGGTCCGGAAAGAAACTTTGTAGGGGTAATTACAGAAGTAGGTTTCAGCCAGGAAAAAGGAAGCCTGGGAAATATTGTTCTTACAGGATCAAGCCCAACGGTACTTTTAGATGCGGCTCCTCATATTCAGAGTTTTGGCGGAGCACAGGAAATTAGTCTTAACAGTATTGCAGATCAGGTAATTAAAGAAGGTTTAGGACAAAGCTCCTTTGATTTCAGGGTAGATGCAGCACATGGAAACGTTTCTTACAGTTCACAATACGAAGAAACCCATTACAACTATCTCGCAAGAATGGCAGAAGCCTATGGAGAACAATTTTATTATGATGGGGAAGTCCTTCATTTCGGGAAACTGCCTCCTCAGGAAAAGCCA
The nucleotide sequence above comes from Chryseobacterium sp. 7. Encoded proteins:
- a CDS encoding cupin-like domain-containing protein, with product MGIILKPIDIVDDISQEDFREKYLKPCKPVVIKNMARKWPAYQKWTMEYMKEVVGDVEVPLYDSSKADPAAPINTPTTKMPFSEYVDLIQREPTDLRIFFFDPIKFAPKLLDDYVPPKNLMGGFLDKYPSMFFGGKGSVTFLHYDIDMPHIFHTHFNGRKHVLLFEYKWKSRLYKLPYATYALEDYDIANPDFEKFPALDGIEGIECFLEHGDTLFMPTGWWHWMKYLDGSFSISLRAWDKSWAVKAHSLWNLAVQRNFDNFMKGRYKKRYMDWKERKAVEIANNALKRGLPK
- a CDS encoding Ig-like domain-containing protein, yielding MKHLSSLFLLLTFSSAFSQKPAKIFTSDIDHFWVAYDSIQKTDNHSQKLDLIKRLYTDKATKGLKAFMKARDYNDSVYVKIIDKYPKFWNSVRPNTLTVKTKTKELEASVVKLKEIYPELKDAEMYFTIGGLNSGGTVSGNMVLVGAELATGLPSTDVSEFKDEWLKGVFAEQSLDDIVSLNIHEYIHTQQVGDRRRVLNQSIKEGSCDLIAELVMNKPMERKYLSYGTAHADKVKDLFKKEMFTGNFASWLYNGRDKGESADLGYYVGYEISKLYYQNAKDKKQAIKEIIELNYNNDKAVENFLTKSKFFKEKTKDLMKEYRKNSPAVVKMDPANGSATVNPDTKEIRITFSKEMVPEYYSFDLSEKGKEYMPITKVIGMENNDKTLVLAVNLKPNKEYEFFLTNKSFRSKEGYSLKDEKLLIKFKTGNR
- a CDS encoding bacteriocin-like protein, which gives rise to MKNLKKIARQSLKTITGGRPPAESDCIACGCPTSACYYKNGNGGGGGCADIRCA
- a CDS encoding MFS transporter, producing the protein MNKNLYVLALGVFGITTTEFGVIGVLPEIASVFHIPIEKAGWLLSTFALIVAVFGPFMLMILSSFKRKNLLLLSLFIFVAANILSACITNFYLLLIVRMIPAFFHPVYWSIALSVAGQASNIKDKSRAVSIIFSGLTLATVMGVPLATFMSDFFSWQSSFLLTALINVVALAGVWIYLPEIQNISGDSKGFPTKIFHNKQLWIRLFLAFFTIAAMYSTYGYMADYLKNITQMDGKQTSLMFFLFGTVGIAGNKIAGKYMSRFPFQTTLLFLILLSGIHLLIGHYGNQFLPMIWIIGCWGLVHSGGFLISNMNVTSSIFGSSEFINSIFTSCGNFAVTAGTLFGGFWIGRYGIEHIIWSSIIGLTLALILVLIKRKYTETKL
- a CDS encoding winged helix-turn-helix transcriptional regulator; protein product: MPQFFHDKRLYYTPIEFALSHIGGTWKMPILWRLQEKPLRFSELKKDIPHITDKMLTSQLRELEAKDMIHREVFPVVPPKVEYSLTEKGKKAIPVIETIMNFGYDLIKEGGIVFPPKE
- a CDS encoding MsnO8 family LLM class oxidoreductase, translating into MKLKLGILDQSPTTMGGSAAAALENSINLALLAEEMGFHSIMYSEHHGVEAYGSSSPELLAAIVLSKTNRIKIGTAGIMMRNYSAYKISEWTKMLSTLYPERFILGLGKAPGGLKDAVMALNNHKPVILSNMETKLEEIIQFIKDEKGVYDGLIAQPTHVKHIPEIMWLGSGMTSATEAAKHGIGYSFAAFMNSGNGIENTEAYLREFNDTQYFSQPSLQIAVAVSVAETLDQAKRNAYGMAYQFLQSRQLASPNAVLPAEEIEQRILGTHDEEEFFTILERIIIETPESVNQKLQKVSEKYNTDNLLILCNMHREEDRINTYKNVINNNK
- a CDS encoding DUF6624 domain-containing protein; the protein is MKHLPFEKELIELADKDLSVREKLLKAGELSGGYHPEMESIHRANAQRLREIISEIGYPTISKVGEKASNAAWLIIQHAIGEPEFMKKCCIMMEESVGDINPANKAYLYDRIQVFQSKPQKYGTQLTAERTIYPVENKDNLNEERSKVDLPLLSKEEINNIPEPEEIPEIDQKDPEYTVWRKKTGWI
- a CDS encoding tetratricopeptide repeat protein, with amino-acid sequence MMKPGLCLCIILLCFNKINAQSAKIDSEKLLEYYETQRYADAAKYLQSIYPGGTQDIKALSQIAYCNMMAGKLPEAENNYQKINTIQPNNVSTLFSLASINSRRGNASNAKGYLQQIIELDSLNFSAYKQLAAYADTPESKLNYLKKANSLNNTDSDVAYDLSLTYSGMKQFKPAYDVLKTAIASDPENFILQQALLPAANQLGNYTEVIEIGEKLLKNHADVNVMNDMGQAYFYVKDYQKCISLYKMLEEMDVQNEGTLYFMALSYRELKDYNNAAIYAQKTIDEAISDHTTLYYAALAGIYEAKNQYNDAVTAYKRGLTFGTSNIIYYRLGLLYDLNLKQPKNASTYYQLYLKNNPDQEKEKEQIAYAKGRIPGLK
- a CDS encoding DinB family protein; protein product: MEIKTVQSFLDYYEKIRERTNRIIEVVPPEHIDFTYKPGKFTIGDQIRHIATIERYMYGETISGKQSAYPGCGKELAGGYEDTVKFFNEMHCQTLEIIGGLSDEDLTRKCLTPANHEISIWKWLRAMIEHEIHHRAEIYIYLNLLNVKTPQIYGFSAEEVQKMSIKL